One stretch of Microvirga lotononidis DNA includes these proteins:
- the odhB gene encoding 2-oxoglutarate dehydrogenase complex dihydrolipoyllysine-residue succinyltransferase: protein MATEIRVPTLGESVSEATIGRWFKKPGDPVKADEPVLELETDKVTLEVNAPASGTLGDIVAKDGETVTPGAVLGSIVEGGATAAPAAAPKAEATKAAPAPAVAASAPAPAAAAPGAAKDHGPAVARLAAESGVSPAGVAGTGKDGRVTKGDMLAAIATGGASAAAPAAPVQVRAPSAPVDAEREERVKMTKLRQTIARRLKDAQNTAAMLTTFNDVDMSAVMQLRSQYKDVFEKKHGTKLGFMGFFTKAVIQALKDVPAVNAEIDGQDLVYKNYYHIGIAVGTEKGLVVPVVRDADDLSVAGIEKQIADFGRRARDGKLSIDEMQGGTFTITNGGIYGSLMSTPILNAPQSGILGMHRIEERPVVRNGQIVVRPMMYLALSYDHRIVDGKEAVTFLVRVKDALEDPARLVLDL from the coding sequence AATCCGCGTACCCACCCTTGGCGAATCCGTGTCAGAGGCCACCATCGGCCGCTGGTTCAAGAAGCCCGGCGATCCCGTGAAGGCCGACGAGCCCGTGCTCGAGCTCGAGACCGACAAGGTGACCCTCGAGGTCAACGCTCCCGCGAGCGGCACGCTCGGCGACATCGTGGCTAAGGACGGCGAGACGGTGACTCCCGGCGCGGTGCTCGGCTCCATCGTCGAAGGTGGCGCAACGGCGGCTCCCGCGGCTGCGCCGAAGGCCGAGGCCACCAAGGCCGCTCCGGCACCCGCCGTTGCTGCTTCCGCTCCTGCCCCGGCTGCTGCTGCCCCCGGGGCCGCCAAGGACCACGGCCCGGCGGTCGCCCGCCTTGCGGCCGAGAGCGGCGTGAGCCCGGCGGGCGTCGCCGGCACCGGCAAGGACGGTCGCGTGACCAAGGGCGACATGCTCGCCGCCATCGCCACGGGTGGCGCTTCGGCTGCCGCGCCTGCCGCTCCCGTTCAGGTCCGCGCTCCCTCGGCGCCGGTCGATGCGGAACGGGAAGAGCGCGTGAAGATGACGAAGCTTCGTCAGACCATCGCGCGCCGCCTGAAGGACGCGCAGAACACCGCCGCCATGCTCACCACGTTCAACGACGTGGACATGAGCGCCGTGATGCAGCTCCGCAGCCAGTACAAGGACGTGTTCGAGAAGAAGCACGGCACCAAGCTCGGCTTCATGGGCTTCTTCACCAAGGCGGTGATCCAAGCGCTCAAGGACGTCCCGGCGGTGAACGCCGAGATCGACGGCCAGGATCTCGTCTACAAGAACTACTACCACATCGGCATCGCGGTCGGCACCGAGAAGGGCCTCGTGGTTCCCGTGGTGCGCGACGCGGACGATCTCTCGGTCGCCGGCATCGAGAAGCAGATCGCCGATTTCGGCCGCCGCGCCCGCGACGGCAAGCTCTCCATCGACGAGATGCAGGGCGGCACCTTCACGATCACCAACGGCGGCATCTACGGCTCGCTCATGTCGACGCCGATCCTCAACGCGCCGCAATCGGGCATCCTCGGCATGCACCGCATCGAGGAGCGTCCGGTGGTCCGCAACGGCCAGATCGTCGTGCGTCCGATGATGTATCTCGCGCTCTCCTACGATCACCGCATCGTCGACGGCAAGGAAGCCGTGACCTTCCTCGTGCGGGTCAAGGACGCGCTGGAAGATCCGGCCCGCCTCGTTCTCGACCTTTAA